Proteins from a single region of Streptomyces sp. Tu 3180:
- a CDS encoding gas vesicle protein K, with product MEPDTVERDLVKLVLTVVELLRQLMERQALRRFDEGDLTEEQEERVGLTLMLLEDRMAELRDRYGLRPEDLNLDLGPLGPLLPRD from the coding sequence CTGGAGCCGGACACGGTCGAGCGGGACCTGGTCAAGCTGGTGCTCACGGTCGTCGAACTGCTGCGCCAGCTCATGGAGCGCCAGGCGCTGCGCCGGTTCGACGAGGGGGACCTGACCGAGGAGCAGGAGGAACGGGTCGGCCTCACGCTGATGCTGCTCGAGGACCGGATGGCGGAGCTGCGTGACCGCTACGGACTGCGCCCCGAGGACCTCAATCTGGACCTCGGGCCGCTCGGACCGCTGCTTCCCCGGGACTGA
- a CDS encoding GvpL/GvpF family gas vesicle protein — MSTYVYGITAVSHPSLPEGMGGVGDPPRPVRILREGELAAVVSDAPEDLRPKRRELLAHQNVLSEAGAAGCVLPMRFGSVAPDDETVTGVLAERAEHYQERLRALDGRVEYNVKANHVEEAVLHHVMAGNPEIRALAEANRQSGGGSYDDKIRLGEMVAAAVKDREAEDGAALERALAPAADAVSVGPESTGWLANVSYLVKRDAAEDFLAAVEQVRKDMPHLEVRLNGPLPPYSFVEPGPAEPAGATAGGADTGAG; from the coding sequence GTGAGCACGTACGTCTACGGCATCACGGCGGTTTCCCACCCGTCGCTCCCCGAGGGGATGGGAGGTGTCGGCGACCCGCCGCGCCCGGTGCGCATCCTGCGGGAGGGAGAGCTGGCGGCCGTCGTCAGCGACGCCCCCGAGGATCTGCGGCCCAAGCGCAGGGAACTGCTCGCCCACCAGAACGTGCTCAGCGAGGCCGGTGCGGCCGGCTGTGTGCTGCCCATGCGCTTCGGCAGCGTCGCCCCGGACGACGAGACCGTCACCGGCGTCCTCGCCGAGCGCGCCGAGCACTACCAGGAGCGGCTGCGGGCGCTGGACGGCCGGGTCGAGTACAACGTCAAGGCCAACCACGTCGAGGAGGCCGTCCTGCACCACGTCATGGCCGGCAACCCGGAGATCCGGGCCCTCGCGGAGGCCAACCGGCAGTCGGGCGGCGGCAGCTACGACGACAAGATCCGGCTCGGTGAGATGGTGGCCGCCGCGGTCAAGGACAGGGAGGCCGAGGACGGCGCCGCGCTGGAGCGCGCGCTGGCACCGGCCGCCGATGCCGTGAGCGTGGGACCCGAGTCCACGGGCTGGCTCGCCAATGTGTCCTACCTGGTCAAGCGCGACGCGGCGGAGGACTTCCTGGCGGCCGTGGAGCAGGTCCGCAAGGACATGCCCCACCTGGAGGTGCGCCTGAACGGTCCGCTGCCCCCGTACAGCTTCGTCGAGCCCGGTCCGGCCGAGCCGGCGGGCGCCACGGCCGGTGGGGCGGACACCGGAGCGGGGTGA
- a CDS encoding GvpL/GvpF family gas vesicle protein translates to MTGLRYVYAVCRPFGTPLQAQLTGVGGDPPRLLPHHGLVAVVSHVPEADFAEEPLRAHLEDLDWLTAVARAHQGVIDALTTVTTPLPLRLGTVFRDDSGVRTMMEAREESFLRTLDRLAGRVEWGVKVYLEPEPESETAEPKRKPASGRDYLRQRSTRTKSHEEMWQKAESFATRLHETLSECAEDSRLHAPQNPALSGASGRNVLNAAYLVPRAESEEFVEKVDRTKDGVPGIRVELTGPWAAYSFAGEETAPSGEEP, encoded by the coding sequence GTGACCGGACTGCGGTACGTCTACGCCGTCTGCCGTCCCTTCGGCACGCCGCTCCAGGCGCAGCTGACGGGGGTGGGCGGCGATCCGCCCCGGCTGCTGCCCCACCACGGCCTGGTGGCCGTGGTCAGCCACGTGCCGGAGGCGGACTTCGCCGAGGAACCGCTCCGCGCGCATCTGGAGGACCTCGACTGGCTGACCGCGGTCGCCCGTGCCCACCAGGGCGTGATCGACGCGCTCACCACCGTCACCACCCCGCTGCCGCTGCGGCTCGGCACCGTGTTCCGGGACGACAGCGGCGTACGGACGATGATGGAGGCGCGCGAGGAGAGCTTCCTGCGGACCCTGGACCGGCTGGCGGGGCGGGTGGAGTGGGGCGTCAAGGTCTACCTCGAGCCGGAACCGGAGTCGGAGACCGCCGAGCCGAAGCGGAAGCCGGCGTCCGGCCGGGACTACCTGCGGCAGCGGAGCACGCGGACGAAATCGCACGAGGAGATGTGGCAGAAGGCCGAGAGTTTCGCGACCCGGCTGCACGAGACGCTCTCCGAGTGCGCCGAGGACTCCCGGCTGCACGCGCCGCAGAATCCCGCGCTCTCCGGCGCCTCCGGGCGGAACGTGCTCAATGCGGCCTATCTCGTGCCGCGTGCCGAATCCGAGGAATTCGTGGAAAAAGTGGACCGGACCAAGGACGGAGTCCCCGGAATACGCGTCGAACTCACCGGCCCCTGGGCCGCCTATTCCTTCGCCGGGGAGGAAACGGCACCCTCGGGGGAGGAGCCGTGA
- a CDS encoding gas vesicle protein, whose translation MSNTKNSEESHGSQKTQESPESRRNPKAEEAEEKTTSTKRPGPMQVLRQARAQLAELTGMEAESVSSFEQTEEGWALEVEVLELERVPDTMSLMASYQVELDLDGELTGYRRVRRYERGRADARRPGGR comes from the coding sequence ATGTCGAACACAAAAAACTCTGAAGAGTCACACGGTTCACAGAAAACCCAGGAATCTCCCGAGTCCCGCCGAAATCCGAAGGCCGAGGAGGCCGAGGAGAAGACCACGAGCACCAAACGACCGGGCCCGATGCAGGTGCTGCGCCAGGCGCGCGCACAGCTCGCGGAGCTCACCGGCATGGAGGCCGAGTCCGTGTCGTCCTTCGAGCAGACGGAGGAGGGCTGGGCGCTGGAGGTCGAGGTGCTCGAACTCGAGCGCGTCCCGGACACGATGAGCCTGATGGCGAGTTACCAGGTGGAGCTGGATCTCGACGGCGAGCTCACCGGTTACCGGCGTGTCCGCCGCTATGAGCGGGGGCGGGCCGACGCGCGCAGGCCCGGCGGCCGCTAG
- a CDS encoding gas vesicle structural protein GvpA, with translation MTVVPAQQTGGGGGSSGLYDVLELVLDRGLVIDAFVRVSLVGIEILKIDVRVVVASVDTYLRFAEACNRLDLEAGPRKSPGLPEIVGEVTESGARGKSKGALSGAAETISDAFRQAREGGSERETESRPRARKSTSVRRKEEE, from the coding sequence ATGACAGTCGTACCGGCACAGCAGACCGGAGGCGGAGGCGGCAGCAGCGGCCTCTACGACGTCCTTGAGCTTGTTCTGGACAGGGGGCTCGTCATCGACGCATTCGTGCGCGTGTCCCTGGTCGGCATCGAGATCCTCAAGATCGATGTCCGGGTCGTCGTCGCCAGCGTCGACACCTATCTGCGCTTCGCCGAGGCGTGCAACCGCCTCGACCTCGAGGCCGGGCCCCGCAAGAGCCCGGGTCTGCCCGAGATCGTCGGCGAGGTGACCGAGTCCGGCGCCCGCGGCAAGTCCAAGGGAGCCCTCTCGGGTGCCGCCGAAACCATCTCCGACGCGTTCAGGCAGGCGCGTGAGGGCGGTTCCGAGCGCGAGACCGAGTCCCGTCCGCGTGCTCGCAAGAGCACGTCCGTCCGCCGGAAGGAGGAGGAGTGA
- a CDS encoding DNA primase encodes MNRTGLGLAIGAGYLLGRTKKLKAALAVGGLVAGKKLNLSPRMVADLVSQQLRDNPQFKELGDQLRGDLRGVGKAASGALVERQLDAFADRLHGRTADVRDRLTGAARPERADEDAEEEEREPRDDEEPPAKKAPAGKAPAEAAKKAAGKVPGKKAAPAKKAAARKTAAGKTAAGKTAAASRGARSRTRKGGGEG; translated from the coding sequence GTGAATCGAACGGGACTGGGCCTCGCGATCGGGGCCGGATACCTTCTCGGTCGCACCAAGAAGCTGAAGGCGGCGCTCGCCGTCGGCGGCCTGGTGGCCGGGAAGAAGCTCAACCTCAGCCCGCGGATGGTCGCCGACCTGGTCTCCCAGCAGCTGCGGGACAACCCGCAGTTCAAGGAGCTCGGCGACCAGCTGCGCGGTGACCTGCGCGGCGTCGGCAAGGCGGCCTCCGGCGCCCTGGTCGAGCGGCAGCTCGACGCCTTCGCCGACCGTCTGCACGGCCGCACCGCCGACGTGCGCGACCGGCTGACGGGTGCGGCCCGGCCGGAGCGCGCCGACGAGGACGCCGAGGAGGAGGAGCGCGAACCGCGGGACGACGAGGAACCGCCGGCGAAGAAGGCCCCGGCCGGGAAGGCCCCGGCGGAGGCCGCCAAGAAGGCCGCGGGGAAGGTGCCCGGGAAGAAGGCCGCCCCGGCGAAGAAGGCCGCGGCCAGGAAGACGGCCGCCGGGAAGACGGCCGCCGGGAAGACCGCCGCCGCGTCCCGGGGCGCCCGCTCCCGCACTCGGAAGGGAGGCGGTGAGGGATGA
- a CDS encoding SRPBCC family protein encodes MTETLGSATSAARDGARGKGSPLADVAHSEAADRLKAELQDYLAAQATRLLTGVGRKLGETTNKLNDIAEGNSPGFAKLALEGGRKLAEGKSPLRTAVELGASRAKDSVVGALKGVGGGKAKRKRSAGKKPTVIIEHIDVGVPLRTAYDQWTQYQDFSTFAKGVKSAGKSDDTTSDWQLKVFWSNRSWKAKTTEQVPDDRIAWSSEGAKGTTKGVVSFHRLADNLTRVLLVIEYYPTGFFEKTGNIWRAQGRRARLDLKNFARFITLKGEAEDSWRGEIRDGEVVRSHEDALAEEEDEGTEPEEASEEDTEPEASEEAEEPEEAEESEESEEAEEGTGEEPAEDSYEDEGAEEDEEEYEDESEPGAEAEDEDEDAYDEGEEADAYDEGDEADDAYDDESPESGSRR; translated from the coding sequence ATGACCGAGACACTCGGATCGGCCACCTCCGCCGCGCGTGACGGCGCGCGCGGGAAGGGGAGTCCGCTCGCCGACGTGGCCCACAGCGAGGCCGCCGACCGGCTCAAGGCCGAGCTGCAGGACTACCTCGCGGCCCAGGCCACCCGCCTGCTGACCGGCGTCGGCCGCAAGCTCGGCGAGACCACGAACAAGCTCAACGACATCGCCGAGGGCAACAGCCCGGGCTTCGCCAAGCTCGCCCTCGAGGGCGGCCGGAAGCTCGCCGAGGGCAAGAGCCCCCTGCGCACCGCCGTCGAGCTCGGCGCCTCCCGTGCCAAGGACAGCGTGGTGGGCGCGCTGAAGGGGGTGGGCGGGGGCAAGGCCAAGCGCAAGCGCTCCGCGGGCAAGAAGCCCACCGTCATCATCGAGCACATCGACGTCGGGGTCCCGCTGCGCACGGCCTACGACCAGTGGACCCAGTACCAGGACTTCAGCACCTTCGCCAAGGGCGTCAAGAGCGCCGGCAAGTCCGACGACACCACCTCGGACTGGCAGCTGAAGGTCTTCTGGTCCAACCGCAGCTGGAAGGCGAAGACCACCGAGCAGGTCCCCGACGACCGGATCGCCTGGTCCTCCGAGGGCGCCAAGGGCACGACCAAGGGCGTCGTCTCCTTCCACCGTCTCGCCGACAACCTGACCCGGGTCCTGCTGGTCATCGAGTACTACCCCACGGGTTTCTTCGAGAAGACCGGCAACATCTGGCGCGCCCAGGGCCGCCGGGCCCGGCTCGACCTGAAGAACTTCGCCCGCTTCATCACCCTGAAGGGCGAGGCCGAGGACAGCTGGCGCGGCGAGATCCGCGACGGCGAGGTGGTCCGCAGCCACGAGGACGCCCTCGCCGAGGAGGAGGACGAGGGCACGGAGCCCGAGGAGGCGAGCGAGGAGGACACGGAGCCCGAGGCGTCCGAGGAAGCCGAAGAGCCCGAAGAAGCCGAGGAATCCGAGGAATCCGAGGAAGCGGAGGAGGGCACCGGCGAGGAGCCGGCCGAGGACTCCTACGAGGACGAGGGCGCGGAGGAGGACGAGGAGGAGTACGAGGACGAGTCCGAGCCCGGCGCGGAGGCCGAGGACGAGGACGAGGACGCGTACGACGAGGGCGAGGAGGCCGACGCGTACGACGAGGGTGACGAGGCCGACGACGCGTACGACGACGAGTCCCCGGAGAGCGGGAGCCGCCGATGA
- a CDS encoding gas vesicle protein, translating into MTVVERREIALVDLLDRLLAGGVVITGDITLRIADVDLVRIDLNALISSVNAQVPSPFEELR; encoded by the coding sequence GTGACCGTCGTCGAACGCCGTGAGATAGCCCTGGTGGACCTGCTCGACCGGCTCCTGGCCGGCGGGGTCGTCATCACGGGTGACATCACGCTGCGCATCGCGGACGTCGATCTGGTCCGCATCGATCTCAACGCGCTCATCAGCTCGGTGAACGCGCAGGTTCCCTCCCCCTTCGAGGAGTTGCGTTGA
- a CDS encoding class I SAM-dependent methyltransferase yields the protein MPEARETAVYTHGHHESVLRSHTWRTAANSAAYLLGALKPRMRILDIGCGPGTITADLAGLVPDGHVTGLDREPEVLERARAVAGERGLTNVDFAVGDVHALDFPDDTFCVVHAHQVLQHVGDPVRALREMRRVTRPGGFVAVRDSDYAAMTWYPLSSGLDDWLELYRRVARANGGEPDAGRRLKSWALAAGLTDVTASSATWTFSTPGERAWWSGLWADRTVASAYAGRAVEGGHATREELRAVAGAWREWGARDDGWFSVLHGEILCRKES from the coding sequence ATGCCGGAAGCGCGGGAGACCGCCGTCTACACGCACGGGCACCACGAGTCGGTGCTGCGGTCGCACACCTGGCGGACCGCCGCCAACTCGGCGGCGTACCTTCTGGGGGCGCTGAAGCCCCGCATGCGGATCCTGGACATCGGGTGCGGGCCCGGCACCATCACCGCCGACCTGGCCGGACTCGTCCCCGACGGGCACGTCACCGGTCTCGACCGGGAGCCGGAGGTCCTGGAGCGGGCCCGGGCGGTGGCCGGCGAGCGGGGGCTGACGAACGTCGACTTCGCGGTGGGCGACGTGCACGCGCTGGACTTCCCGGACGACACGTTCTGCGTGGTCCACGCCCACCAGGTGCTGCAGCACGTGGGCGATCCGGTGCGGGCGCTGCGGGAGATGAGGCGGGTGACGAGACCGGGCGGGTTCGTCGCCGTCCGGGACTCCGACTACGCGGCGATGACCTGGTACCCCCTGTCATCCGGCCTGGACGACTGGCTGGAGCTGTACCGGCGGGTGGCCCGGGCCAACGGCGGCGAGCCGGACGCCGGGCGGCGGCTGAAGTCCTGGGCGCTCGCGGCGGGGCTCACGGACGTCACCGCGTCCTCGGCGACCTGGACCTTCTCGACCCCCGGGGAGCGGGCCTGGTGGAGCGGCCTGTGGGCGGACCGCACCGTGGCGTCGGCCTACGCCGGACGGGCCGTCGAGGGGGGCCACGCCACCCGGGAGGAACTGCGGGCGGTGGCCGGGGCCTGGCGGGAGTGGGGCGCGCGGGACGACGGCTGGTTCAGCGTGCTGCACGGGGAGATCCTCTGCCGCAAGGAATCCTGA
- the ligD gene encoding non-homologous end-joining DNA ligase, whose protein sequence is MTGDGARTVRAGRRTVEIHRPDKVLFPGGGDAGEYTKGDLVDYHRAVAPFMLPHLRGRPLMLDRRPDGIDGPTFMQKNTPDSYPEWITRVEVAKEGGTVRHAVCDDTATLLYLVDQASITLHRWLSRADDVGRPDRLVFDLDPPGDDFAAVREAARLLGELLDELNLPSALMTTGSRGLHVIVPLNGDHDFDDVRAFAREVADTLAAAHPDRLTTAARKKDRGDRLYLDVQRNAYAQTAVVPYTVRALPGAPVAVPVSWDQLDDPDLHARRWTVADAVEQARTDPWAGPPHRGRSLGPARRRLRALRDRAAPQPAGR, encoded by the coding sequence GTGACCGGCGACGGTGCGCGGACGGTCCGGGCCGGCCGTCGCACGGTGGAGATCCACCGGCCGGACAAGGTGCTCTTCCCCGGCGGCGGGGACGCCGGGGAGTACACCAAGGGCGACCTGGTCGACTACCACCGGGCCGTCGCCCCGTTCATGCTGCCGCACCTGAGGGGCCGCCCGCTGATGCTGGACCGGCGCCCGGACGGCATCGACGGTCCCACCTTCATGCAGAAGAACACGCCGGACAGCTATCCGGAGTGGATCACCCGCGTCGAGGTCGCCAAGGAGGGCGGCACCGTCCGGCACGCGGTGTGCGACGACACCGCCACCCTCCTGTACCTCGTCGACCAGGCGAGCATCACCCTGCACCGCTGGCTGTCCCGCGCCGACGACGTCGGCCGGCCCGACCGGCTGGTGTTCGACCTCGACCCCCCGGGTGACGACTTCGCGGCGGTGCGGGAGGCGGCGCGGCTGCTGGGGGAGCTGCTCGACGAGCTGAACCTGCCCTCGGCGCTGATGACCACCGGCTCCCGCGGCCTGCACGTGATCGTGCCGCTGAACGGCGACCACGACTTCGACGACGTGCGCGCCTTCGCCCGCGAGGTCGCCGACACCCTCGCCGCCGCCCACCCCGACCGGCTCACCACCGCCGCCCGCAAGAAGGACCGCGGCGACCGGCTCTACCTCGACGTGCAGCGCAACGCCTACGCGCAGACCGCGGTCGTCCCCTACACCGTCCGCGCCCTGCCCGGCGCCCCCGTCGCCGTCCCCGTCTCCTGGGACCAGCTGGACGACCCGGACCTGCACGCCCGCCGCTGGACCGTCGCCGACGCCGTCGAGCAGGCGCGCACCGACCCGTGGGCCGGACCGCCGCACCGGGGCCGCTCCCTGGGGCCCGCGCGCCGCCGGCTGCGGGCGCTGCGCGACCGGGCGGCACCGCAACCGGCCGGGCGATGA
- a CDS encoding DUF6158 family protein: protein MNAHDERGTTMTGVEPNRLDDQQLMKELETIHRTRHDTLLYGSNDALRAHNERMAQLEGEYLRRNPRRPVAAGRTREGARERGGADTATPTTPGT, encoded by the coding sequence ATGAACGCACACGACGAGCGGGGCACCACGATGACCGGAGTCGAGCCGAACCGCCTGGACGACCAGCAGCTCATGAAGGAGCTGGAGACCATCCACCGCACGCGTCACGACACGCTGCTGTACGGCTCCAACGACGCGCTGCGGGCCCACAACGAGCGGATGGCGCAGCTGGAGGGCGAGTACCTGCGCCGCAACCCGCGCCGCCCGGTGGCCGCCGGCCGCACCCGTGAAGGGGCCCGGGAACGCGGTGGCGCGGACACGGCGACCCCCACGACCCCGGGCACCTGA
- a CDS encoding gas vesicle protein GvpG, with translation MGLISEVLLLPFAPARGSAWAIRQVIQEAERIYYDPATIRAELARLEEQLEAGEITEEEFDRQEDELLDRLETATRTGAGTGDGTARQ, from the coding sequence ATGGGCCTGATCTCGGAGGTGCTGCTGCTGCCGTTCGCCCCGGCGCGCGGCAGCGCCTGGGCCATCAGGCAGGTGATCCAGGAGGCGGAGCGCATCTACTACGACCCCGCCACCATCCGTGCCGAACTGGCACGGCTCGAGGAGCAACTGGAGGCCGGAGAGATCACCGAGGAGGAGTTCGACCGGCAGGAGGACGAACTCCTCGACCGGCTGGAGACGGCAACGCGCACGGGCGCGGGTACAGGGGATGGGACGGCACGACAGTGA
- a CDS encoding gas vesicle protein: protein MTTPSRLPEPYGQGGGANLADILERVLDKGVVIAGDIRINLLDIELLTIKLRLIVASVDKAKEMGIDWWESDPALSSRARRDELAKENAELRERLARLEELETRRVQEEAP from the coding sequence ATGACGACGCCCAGCCGGTTGCCCGAGCCCTACGGCCAGGGCGGCGGCGCCAACCTCGCCGACATCCTGGAACGGGTGCTCGACAAGGGCGTCGTCATCGCGGGCGACATCCGCATCAACCTGCTCGACATCGAACTGCTCACGATCAAGCTGCGGCTCATCGTCGCCTCCGTCGACAAGGCGAAGGAGATGGGGATCGACTGGTGGGAGTCCGACCCCGCGCTGTCCTCGCGCGCCCGTCGGGACGAACTGGCCAAGGAGAACGCCGAACTGCGTGAGCGGCTGGCCCGGCTGGAGGAACTGGAGACCCGCCGCGTGCAGGAGGAGGCACCGTGA
- a CDS encoding ATP-binding cassette domain-containing protein, which translates to MGHLEAAHLEYHLPDGRTLLGDVSFRVGEGAVMALVGPNGAGKTTLLRLLAGELKPHGGSVTVTGGLGVMRQFVGSVRDGTTVRDLLVSVATPRVREAARAVDEAEHALMTVDDEAAQLRYAQALADWAEARGYEAETLWDMCTTAALGVPYEKAQWRQVRTLSGGEQKRLVLEALLRGTDQVLLLDEPDNYLDVPGKRWLEERLAQTRKTVLFVSHDRELLARAARRIVSLEPGPAGADAWVHGGGFATYHDARRERFARFEELRRRWDERHAQLKKLVLDLRQAASNSDDMASRYRAAQTRLRRFEEAGPPPEPPREQNITMRLKGGRTGVRALTCERLELTGLMRPFDLEVFYGERVAVLGSNGSGKSHFLRLLAGEDVAHAGEWRLGARVVPGHFAQTHAHPELEGRTLLDILWKEHAQDRGAAMSRLRRYELTGQAEQTFERLSGGQQARFQILLLELRGVTALLLDEPTDNLDLESAEALQEGLEAFEGTVLAVTHDRWFARSFDRFLVFGADGRVRETPEPVWDERRVERAR; encoded by the coding sequence ATGGGTCACTTGGAAGCCGCACACCTGGAGTACCACCTCCCCGACGGGAGGACGCTCCTGGGCGATGTGTCCTTCCGGGTGGGGGAAGGGGCCGTCATGGCCCTGGTCGGCCCGAACGGCGCGGGCAAGACCACCCTGCTCCGCCTCCTCGCCGGCGAACTGAAGCCGCACGGCGGGTCCGTCACCGTCACCGGCGGCCTCGGCGTCATGCGCCAGTTCGTCGGCTCCGTACGGGACGGGACGACCGTGCGCGACCTCCTCGTCTCCGTGGCCACGCCCCGTGTCCGGGAGGCGGCCCGCGCCGTCGACGAGGCCGAGCACGCCCTCATGACGGTCGACGACGAGGCCGCCCAGCTCCGCTACGCGCAGGCCCTCGCCGACTGGGCCGAGGCCCGCGGCTACGAGGCGGAGACGCTGTGGGACATGTGCACCACGGCCGCGCTGGGCGTCCCGTACGAGAAGGCGCAGTGGCGCCAGGTGCGCACCCTCTCCGGCGGCGAGCAGAAGCGCCTGGTCCTCGAGGCACTGCTGCGCGGCACCGACCAGGTCCTCCTCCTCGACGAGCCCGACAACTACCTCGACGTGCCCGGCAAGCGCTGGCTGGAGGAGCGGCTCGCCCAGACCCGCAAGACCGTGCTGTTCGTCTCCCACGACCGCGAACTCCTCGCCCGTGCCGCCCGGCGCATCGTCTCCCTCGAGCCCGGTCCCGCGGGCGCCGACGCCTGGGTGCACGGCGGCGGCTTCGCCACCTACCACGACGCCCGCCGCGAACGCTTCGCCCGCTTCGAGGAACTGCGCAGACGCTGGGACGAGAGGCACGCCCAGCTGAAGAAGCTGGTCCTGGACCTGCGGCAGGCCGCGTCGAACAGCGACGACATGGCCTCCCGCTACCGGGCCGCCCAGACCCGGCTGCGCAGGTTCGAGGAGGCGGGGCCCCCGCCGGAGCCGCCGCGCGAGCAGAACATCACGATGCGGCTGAAGGGCGGCCGCACCGGGGTGCGCGCGCTCACCTGCGAGCGGCTCGAACTCACCGGCCTGATGAGACCCTTCGACCTGGAGGTGTTCTACGGCGAGCGGGTCGCCGTGCTCGGCTCCAACGGCTCCGGCAAGTCGCACTTCCTGCGCCTGCTCGCCGGCGAGGACGTGGCCCACGCGGGCGAGTGGCGCCTCGGCGCGCGCGTCGTCCCCGGACACTTCGCGCAGACGCACGCGCACCCCGAGCTGGAGGGCCGCACGCTCCTGGACATCCTGTGGAAGGAGCACGCCCAGGACCGGGGCGCCGCCATGTCCCGGCTGCGCCGCTACGAGCTGACCGGTCAGGCCGAGCAGACCTTCGAGCGGCTGTCCGGCGGCCAGCAGGCCCGCTTCCAGATCCTGCTGCTGGAACTCCGGGGCGTCACGGCCCTGCTGCTCGACGAGCCGACGGACAACCTCGACCTGGAGTCCGCGGAGGCGCTGCAGGAGGGCCTGGAGGCGTTCGAGGGCACGGTCCTCGCGGTGACGCACGACCGCTGGTTCGCCCGCTCCTTCGACCGCTTCCTGGTCTTCGGCGCCGACGGCAGGGTCAGGGAGACCCCGGAACCGGTGTGGGACGAACGCCGGGTGGAACGGGCGCGGTAG
- a CDS encoding Vms1/Ankzf1 family peptidyl-tRNA hydrolase: MELAFLHPLYERPGPWASVYVDTSRHTENTPHERHLTARAMAQELADQGADEATCDAVRRALEELRHSSEPHGRALFAQGGEVVLDPPLARPPQTDWAQWAPLPRVAPLLELAGEDPVCVVAYVDRKGADFELRSALGRDDAGGVTGRQWPVHRTSSVDWSERHFQLRVENTWEHNAAEIADALAVCQEETGADLLILVGDNREQRAVHERLPQRLHDLVVEASRGAGSRLLDEDVERARAEHVRARAAAELERFLAARTPDDEGRAGAVEGVPALVEAAREHRIDELLIRPDGPDAHREVWIGEDPDQLAVRRTDLKILGEQQSWSARADDALIRSAVATDAAALSVTAAAPEAPEDAPVGGLGALLRWK; this comes from the coding sequence ATGGAACTCGCTTTCCTGCATCCACTCTACGAACGTCCCGGCCCCTGGGCCTCCGTCTACGTCGACACCTCCCGGCACACGGAGAACACCCCCCACGAGCGGCATCTGACGGCCCGGGCGATGGCCCAGGAGCTGGCCGACCAGGGCGCGGACGAGGCCACCTGCGACGCGGTGCGCCGCGCGCTCGAGGAGCTGCGGCACTCCTCCGAACCGCACGGCCGCGCCCTGTTCGCCCAGGGCGGCGAGGTGGTCCTCGACCCGCCGCTGGCCCGGCCCCCGCAGACCGACTGGGCGCAGTGGGCGCCGCTGCCCAGGGTCGCGCCGCTGCTGGAGCTGGCCGGTGAGGACCCCGTGTGCGTGGTGGCCTACGTCGACCGCAAGGGTGCGGACTTCGAGCTGCGCAGCGCGCTCGGCCGGGACGACGCCGGCGGTGTCACCGGGCGTCAGTGGCCGGTGCACCGGACCAGTTCCGTCGACTGGTCGGAGCGCCACTTCCAGCTGCGGGTGGAGAACACCTGGGAGCACAACGCCGCGGAGATCGCCGACGCGCTCGCCGTGTGCCAGGAGGAGACCGGGGCCGACCTGCTGATCCTCGTCGGTGACAACCGCGAGCAGCGGGCCGTGCACGAGCGGCTCCCGCAGCGGTTGCACGACCTGGTGGTCGAGGCCTCGCGCGGCGCCGGCAGCAGGCTGCTCGACGAGGACGTGGAGCGGGCCAGGGCGGAGCACGTCCGCGCCCGGGCCGCGGCGGAGCTGGAGCGGTTCCTGGCCGCCCGCACCCCCGACGACGAGGGCCGCGCGGGCGCGGTGGAGGGTGTGCCGGCGCTGGTGGAGGCGGCGCGCGAGCACCGGATCGACGAGCTGCTGATCCGGCCGGACGGGCCGGACGCGCACCGCGAGGTGTGGATCGGGGAGGACCCGGACCAGCTGGCGGTGCGGCGCACCGATCTGAAGATCCTCGGTGAGCAGCAGTCGTGGTCGGCCCGCGCGGACGACGCGCTGATCCGTTCGGCGGTCGCTACGGACGCGGCCGCGCTGTCGGTGACGGCGGCGGCGCCCGAGGCGCCGGAGGACGCACCGGTGGGCGGGCTGGGGGCGCTGCTGCGCTGGAAGTGA